A part of Aegilops tauschii subsp. strangulata cultivar AL8/78 chromosome 2, Aet v6.0, whole genome shotgun sequence genomic DNA contains:
- the LOC109744266 gene encoding uncharacterized protein, whose translation MDRSWLLAAATGGGGPPLLAGLLLDRDRPIRAAVAFGYGDGSWDTTVTRVDDAAAGVVAVDFVDRGGERRARAFLNIDRDGVLLRLVAVFDTVDHATRENTRNVFVVSSARRPDPAAPPPAPLLLGLPPAPAIQVDYIVIDIPDNFPVPDVSEHGSNDGDDGQYVPPLGADPSAAGGGHNIADDGDAQEYLPPLAEDQLAVGGGNNRPHINDKQGDLIQRVHGLVTFLVATEGIMELNDEQWSDVRTMFTNFHERLPEEHQLELEDLLVERRMERIRRSKGRMMMSFACNVTVSFLSHWILFLLSMRFTESVSSDLATALAPSAAAPAPPNAREPNQYLIWGVEKIAAPALMMFMVWAVKIICYQARI comes from the exons ATGGACCGCTCGTGGCTTCTCGCCGCCGCGACCGGAGGCGGAGGCCCGCCGCTCCTAGCGGGTCTACTCCTTGACCGCGACCGACCGATTCGGGCCGCGGTGGCATTCGGCTACGGGGACGGCTCCTGGGATACGACGGTGACGCGCGTCGATGACGCCGCCGCCGGGGTGGTCGCCGTCGACTTCGTCGACCGCGGCGGCGAGAGACGCGCCCGTGCATTCCTCAACATCGACCGGGACGGCGTCCTGCTCCGcctggtcgccgtcttcgatacGGTGGACCACGCCACCCGAGAGAACACCCGCAACGTGTTCGTTGTATCGTCTGCACGCCGCCCTGATCCCGCTGCACCCCCACCGGCCCCTCTCCTGCTAGGCCTACCACCAGCACCTGCCATCCAGGTCGATTACATTGTCATCGATATCCCAGACAACTTCCCTGTCCCTGATGTGAG TGAGCACGGCTCAAATGATGGAGATGATGGACAATATGTACCTCCACTTGGTGCTGACCCGAGTGCAGCTGGGGGCGGGCATAACATAGCAGA TGACGGGGATGCTCAAGAGTACCTACCTCCACTTGCCGAGGACCAGCTTGCAGTTGGCGGCGGCAACAACAGGCCACA CATAAATGATAAACAGGGAGATTTGATTCAGCGTGTTCATGGTTTAGTTACATTCCTGGTGGCTACTGAAGGAATCATGGAGCTGAATGATGAGCAGTGGTCAGATGTGCGGACGATGTTCACTAACTTCCACGAGCGTTTACCGGAGGAGCATCAATTAGAACTGGAAGATCTGCTTGTGGAGAGGAGAATGGAGCGAATCCGTAGATCCAAAGGGAGAATGATGATGTCCTTCGCTTGCAACGTGACTGTTTCATTTCTGTCACATTGGATACTCTTTCTCCTGTCTATGCGATTCACAGAAAGTGTCAGCTCTGATTTGGCAACCGCTCTGGCCCCATCGGCAGCTGCTCCGGCCCCACCCAATGCACGGGAGCCAAACCAGTACTTGATATGGGGGGTAGAGAAGATAGCTGCCCCAGCTCTGATGATGTTCATGGTTTGGGCTGTGAAAATCATTTGTTATCAGGCAAGAATTTAA